A stretch of Vespula vulgaris chromosome 5, iyVesVulg1.1, whole genome shotgun sequence DNA encodes these proteins:
- the LOC127064018 gene encoding uncharacterized protein LOC127064018 isoform X1: protein MSNEPAITQLSHHLQQKLCQTRPPYRQGKKLTAVKIYTINDESQHLMICDVPQLQLKQEVKKLIFPYGAVKKVHVVSNYPSEEFTEAYHVHYEDIRSARIAKHFLDGKNFYGGILHVFYAPELESVSETRAKLMQRHKDVSVRLKRNKQDFAYDRKLSQGEQTKTLLSTDQFNQTDYQAIYNEPFFNNDQQLNHESNVAIERRNIQSTKTSTATTVLPIQSKIINTGNISDAGHSLAEIKNHDKCKKRKNYKGRSIRDNIKVKVIRPSIIDTSTILKCDNKDKHIKDNTISNNTNKEEKNTIVVKKITNNNAIKKRIIIKDSSIKQLVKPSQDLQSSIQTMKFQIRSALQKCEKREFLVLTNNKYEP from the exons ATGTCTAACGAACCTGCTATAACACAACTCTCTCATCATTTACAACAGAAATTATGTCAAACACGACCACCTTATCGACAAGGGAAAAAGTTGACTGCAGTTAAG ATATATACGATTAATGATGAATCACAACATTTGATGATTTGTGATGTACCACAATTGCAATTAAAACAAGAAGTAAAAAAACTTATCTTTCCTTATGGAGCTGTAAAAAAAGTTCATGTAGTTTCTAATTATCCTTCAGAAGAATTTACAGAAGCATACCATGTACATTATGAAGATATACGAAGTGCAAG AATAGCAAAGCATTTTCTTGATGGGAAGAATTTTTATGGTGGTATTCTACATGTTTTTTATGCTCCTGAATtggaatctgtatcagaaacaAGAGCAAAACTTATGCAACGTCATAAAGATGTGTCTGTACGATTAAAACGTAATAAACAAGATTTTGCATATGATag GAAATTATCTCAAggagaacaaacaaaaaccTTACTGTCTACAGACCAGTTTAACCAAACTGATTATCAAGCTATTTACAATGAAccgttttttaataatgatcaaCAATTAAATCATGAATCTAATGTAgcaatagaaagaagaaatattcaaagtaCTAAAACTTCAACTGCAACAACTGTATTACCAATTcaatctaaaataataaatactggAAACATAAGTGATGCAGGACATTCATTagcagaaataaaaaatcatgataaatgtaaaaaaagaaaaaattacaaaggaCGGTCTATTAGAGATAATATCAAAGTTAAAGTCATTAGACCATCAATCATAGATACTAGTACTATTCTAAAATgcgataataaagataaacatATTAAAGATAACACAATATCTAATAACacaaataaggaagaaaaaaatactattgttgttaaaaaaataaccaATAATAATGCTATTAAGAAACGAATCATTATAAAAGATTCAag taTTAAACAGTTAGTGAAACCAAGTCAAGATCTTCAAAGTTCTATACAAAcaatgaaatttcaaatacGATCAGCTTTACAAAAgtgtgaaaagagagaatttcttGTCTTAACCAACAATAAATATGAaccataa
- the LOC127064018 gene encoding uncharacterized protein LOC127064018 isoform X2 → MICDVPQLQLKQEVKKLIFPYGAVKKVHVVSNYPSEEFTEAYHVHYEDIRSARIAKHFLDGKNFYGGILHVFYAPELESVSETRAKLMQRHKDVSVRLKRNKQDFAYDRKLSQGEQTKTLLSTDQFNQTDYQAIYNEPFFNNDQQLNHESNVAIERRNIQSTKTSTATTVLPIQSKIINTGNISDAGHSLAEIKNHDKCKKRKNYKGRSIRDNIKVKVIRPSIIDTSTILKCDNKDKHIKDNTISNNTNKEEKNTIVVKKITNNNAIKKRIIIKDSSIKQLVKPSQDLQSSIQTMKFQIRSALQKCEKREFLVLTNNKYEP, encoded by the exons ATGATTTGTGATGTACCACAATTGCAATTAAAACAAGAAGTAAAAAAACTTATCTTTCCTTATGGAGCTGTAAAAAAAGTTCATGTAGTTTCTAATTATCCTTCAGAAGAATTTACAGAAGCATACCATGTACATTATGAAGATATACGAAGTGCAAG AATAGCAAAGCATTTTCTTGATGGGAAGAATTTTTATGGTGGTATTCTACATGTTTTTTATGCTCCTGAATtggaatctgtatcagaaacaAGAGCAAAACTTATGCAACGTCATAAAGATGTGTCTGTACGATTAAAACGTAATAAACAAGATTTTGCATATGATag GAAATTATCTCAAggagaacaaacaaaaaccTTACTGTCTACAGACCAGTTTAACCAAACTGATTATCAAGCTATTTACAATGAAccgttttttaataatgatcaaCAATTAAATCATGAATCTAATGTAgcaatagaaagaagaaatattcaaagtaCTAAAACTTCAACTGCAACAACTGTATTACCAATTcaatctaaaataataaatactggAAACATAAGTGATGCAGGACATTCATTagcagaaataaaaaatcatgataaatgtaaaaaaagaaaaaattacaaaggaCGGTCTATTAGAGATAATATCAAAGTTAAAGTCATTAGACCATCAATCATAGATACTAGTACTATTCTAAAATgcgataataaagataaacatATTAAAGATAACACAATATCTAATAACacaaataaggaagaaaaaaatactattgttgttaaaaaaataaccaATAATAATGCTATTAAGAAACGAATCATTATAAAAGATTCAag taTTAAACAGTTAGTGAAACCAAGTCAAGATCTTCAAAGTTCTATACAAAcaatgaaatttcaaatacGATCAGCTTTACAAAAgtgtgaaaagagagaatttcttGTCTTAACCAACAATAAATATGAaccataa
- the LOC127064017 gene encoding uncharacterized protein MAL13P1.304-like, with amino-acid sequence MGNYTSKFLSHDSVEENNTNVTETVEQLNVVKECNSITPSTTHRKLMIDPRSITAEICRTPIKIHCTPSKSARMGVDVIPKHMQRKPYLETNFDATISPLTSNKYLDPRSPNIDQPRTPILIENFTTCETPTIKLKNNAKICKSMNLTNCASLGFDPRSPSTDFDRTPILIQKTTKYLKTESIENLELHNEPNDHQKFLYCETTSSNTPEILALVDETCEAIKSLQLNISENTDELELHVSENTNHISNKDDNNDNVCSEKSSQNENITRINTIKIWRDSVLSESLVQSEINEYSNQENDEEKFSCPSKEEIEAIFDDDVMKGSTPIPEQSKIEVENKNVQDTLENRKKMKTNGKAFVPYNSNINETSKKRTPLRSRCNNAQLDTILTKSPQHMLQNKNFSNMIQHENTPPHKRSYAKSKFKGIQWDVNSTVII; translated from the exons ATGGGTAATTATACGAGTAAGTTTCTTTCTCATGATAgtgtagaagaaaataatacaaatgtgACTGAAACTGTGGAACAATTAAATGTTGTAAAAGAATGTAATTCAATTACTCCATCAACTACGCACAGAAAATTGATGATAGATCCTAGGTCAATTACTGCCGAGATATGTCGAACACCAATAAAG atacaTTGTACACCATCTAAGAGTGCAAGGATGGGGGTTGATGTAATACCAAAACATATGCAGAGAAAACCATATTTAGAAACCAATTTTGATGCAACAATATCACCTCTAACATCAAACAAATATCTGGATCCAAGATCACCAAATATTGATCAACCAAGAACACCAATTTTG attgaaaattttacaacTTGCGAAACACCAACTATTAAGTTGAAAAATAATgcaaaaatatgtaaatcaaTGAATCTTACAAATTGTGCGAGTTTAGGATTTGATCCAAGATCTCCATCTACAGATTTTGATAGAACTCCGATTCTTATCCAAAAAACAACTAAATACTTAAAAACAGAATCCATAGAAAATTTAGAATTACATAATGAACCAAATGATcatcaaaaatttttgtattgtGAAACAACATCATCTAATACACCCGAAATACTAGCTTTGGTTGATGAAACATGTGAAGCAATAAAATCTTtgcaattaaatatttctgaaaACACAGATGAATTAGAATTACATGTAAGTGAAAATACTAATCATATTAGTAATAAAGatgataacaatgataatgtTTGTAGTGAGAAAAGCtcacaaaatgaaaatatcacAAGAATAAATACTATTAAAATATGGAGAGATTCAGTGTTATCAGAAAGTTTGGTGCAGTCTGAGATTAATGAATATAGTAATCaagaaaatgatgaagaaaaattttcatgtccatctaaagaagaaattgaagCTATATTTGATGATGATGTAATGAAAGGAAGTACACCGATACCTGAACAATCTAAAATTgaagttgaaaataaaaatgtacaagATACATTggagaacagaaagaaaatgaaaacaaatggaAAAGCTTTCGTACcatataattcaaatataaatgaaacatcaaag aaaCGAACACCTCTCAGAAGTAGGTGTAATAATGCTCAATTAGATACAATATTGACTAAATCCCCTCAACATATGTtacagaataaaaatttcagtaATATGATACAACATGAAAATACACCACCACATAAGAGATCTTATgcaaaatcaaaatttaaagGAATTCAATGGGATGTGAATTCTAcagttattatttaa